One region of Methanosphaera cuniculi genomic DNA includes:
- a CDS encoding C39 family peptidase yields MKTKHFIILILITIITLLTLTSINATNTTDTQHNIQQNTTQILKDTTKTLKTTTEQKIIKTNTKNIKKEKETQNSTTNIKGYTQLTQQINTIKKENQTKNYESVNLTHGNYNITKPINWGNTKTKTLKIYANNNLFDAQNQTNFITVKKGYTLELYNFKIRYAKSTNGAVINNQGTINIYDSIFLNSSAINGGVIYNTGTIKILNSSFSNNNATNGGVIYNTGTINITKSYFSYNSAKNGAVNYNNGTLNITSTILKYNKAYENGGVNMNLQTLRIQSSDIYNNQATRGAVNANYKTLIINKTTHKQNTATKLGGCNYNNKGTINIYDSTLNMNTAQNGGCNYNNKNAIINIQKAKHQQNTAQRGAVNYNLGNMTIKGSNHTTNTAKANGGVNYNDHGKIIIKNVKSIQNKAQRAANTYNNNGYIQINESKFVDEKAQQDADVIINYANTKSELNQNTFITTQHENHHIILTNTPLKLKNNQIQLTNKQKITINQTLTIKLPYHLQTTNKKQINYTINQKQYKTNTTTTTITTPKLTQIGTTTIKITHPNQINITIKQQVKYIENDTGCELAIITKIPCKNGKPDLSKLDDTYKYADENRAYTITSSEILRVMKLDSYSQKIYGFVPKYTFFREESSNIKYIISREKWNVIARALNEYHVKKGFYAVNPPYKLVVNLTGKIRYYPVYYDSQEWINGHQYTCGPTSMSMISQALNCYASERKLSGIYKTTSYDGTSESDIIKYSPSVHMKLTNIENTKTSLINALQSGSMILWHIKGHYMCIIGYNLQADKFLCLNPSGPSHNINAVQWATWTQIKNTDRALKENGFMKVTPTWTMTTQQIQYTQNYYNNMGGKYTTPCNFEYPNNGEDNIVKYTV; encoded by the coding sequence ATGAAAACCAAACATTTCATAATACTTATTTTAATTACAATAATAACACTACTAACACTAACAAGTATAAATGCAACAAACACAACAGACACACAACATAACATACAACAAAATACAACACAAATACTAAAAGACACAACAAAAACACTGAAAACAACCACAGAACAAAAAATAATAAAAACAAATACAAAAAACATAAAAAAAGAAAAAGAAACACAAAACTCCACAACCAATATAAAAGGATACACACAACTAACACAACAAATAAACACAATTAAAAAAGAAAACCAAACCAAAAACTATGAATCAGTAAACTTAACACACGGAAACTACAACATCACAAAACCAATTAACTGGGGAAATACAAAAACAAAAACCCTTAAAATATATGCAAATAACAACCTATTTGATGCACAAAACCAGACAAACTTCATAACAGTAAAAAAAGGATACACACTAGAATTATACAACTTTAAAATCAGATATGCAAAAAGCACAAATGGAGCCGTAATTAACAACCAAGGAACAATAAACATATACGATTCAATATTTCTAAATAGTAGTGCAATAAACGGTGGAGTAATATATAATACCGGAACCATAAAAATACTAAACTCATCATTTTCAAACAACAATGCAACAAATGGAGGAGTAATATACAACACAGGAACAATAAACATAACAAAATCATACTTCTCATACAATAGTGCAAAAAACGGAGCTGTAAACTATAACAATGGAACATTAAACATCACAAGCACCATTCTAAAATACAATAAAGCATATGAAAATGGTGGAGTAAATATGAATCTTCAAACACTACGAATACAATCATCAGACATCTACAACAACCAAGCAACACGAGGAGCTGTAAATGCAAATTATAAAACACTCATCATAAATAAAACAACACACAAACAAAACACAGCAACAAAACTCGGAGGATGTAACTACAACAACAAAGGAACAATAAACATCTATGATTCCACACTAAATATGAACACAGCACAAAACGGGGGATGTAACTACAACAACAAAAACGCAATAATCAACATTCAAAAAGCAAAACACCAACAAAACACAGCACAAAGAGGAGCAGTAAACTACAACCTTGGAAACATGACAATCAAAGGATCAAACCACACAACAAACACAGCAAAAGCAAATGGTGGAGTAAACTATAACGATCATGGAAAAATCATAATTAAAAATGTAAAATCCATACAAAACAAAGCACAACGAGCAGCAAACACATACAACAACAATGGATACATCCAAATAAACGAATCAAAATTTGTAGATGAAAAAGCACAACAAGATGCAGATGTAATCATAAACTATGCAAACACAAAATCAGAACTAAACCAAAACACATTCATAACAACACAACATGAAAACCACCATATAATACTAACAAACACACCACTAAAACTAAAAAATAACCAAATACAACTAACAAACAAACAAAAAATAACAATAAACCAAACACTCACAATCAAACTACCATACCATCTACAAACAACCAACAAAAAACAAATAAACTACACAATAAACCAAAAACAATACAAAACAAACACAACCACAACAACAATAACCACACCAAAACTCACACAAATAGGAACAACCACAATTAAAATAACACATCCAAACCAGATAAACATAACAATAAAACAACAAGTAAAATACATAGAAAATGACACAGGATGCGAACTTGCAATAATAACAAAAATACCATGTAAAAATGGAAAACCAGACCTAAGCAAACTTGATGATACATACAAATATGCAGATGAAAACAGAGCATATACAATAACAAGTTCTGAAATTCTTCGTGTAATGAAACTTGATAGTTACTCACAAAAAATATATGGATTTGTACCAAAATACACATTCTTCCGAGAAGAATCAAGCAACATCAAATACATAATAAGCCGTGAAAAATGGAATGTAATAGCACGAGCATTAAATGAATACCATGTAAAAAAAGGATTTTATGCAGTAAATCCACCATATAAACTAGTTGTAAATCTAACAGGAAAAATACGATACTATCCTGTATACTATGACTCCCAAGAATGGATTAATGGACATCAATATACATGTGGACCAACATCAATGAGTATGATAAGTCAAGCACTAAATTGCTATGCAAGTGAAAGAAAACTCTCAGGAATATATAAAACAACATCATATGATGGAACATCAGAATCTGACATAATAAAATACTCACCAAGCGTACATATGAAACTAACAAACATAGAAAACACAAAAACATCACTAATAAACGCACTACAAAGTGGATCCATGATACTCTGGCACATAAAAGGACACTACATGTGCATCATAGGATATAACTTACAAGCTGATAAATTCCTATGTCTTAACCCAAGTGGACCATCACATAACATCAACGCCGTACAATGGGCAACATGGACACAAATCAAAAATACAGACAGAGCATTAAAAGAAAATGGATTCATGAAAGTAACACCAACATGGACTATGACAACACAACAAATACAATACACACAAAACTACTACAATAATATGGGAGGAAAATACACCACACCATGTAACTTTGAATATCCAAACAATGGTGAAGATAACATAGTAAAATACACAGTATAA